TATATGTTGTAGGATCGTTAAACCAAATTCGAAAGGAGTTGTTGACGTTTTGATTGATATTTAAAGTGAACCTGCAGCGTAAAATTCCGTCCACAAAATCTGCCCTAAAATCAGCGGGGATTAAGTCATCAATGACTCTGCCATCTATTTCGACAAAAGTATAATACCCAGTTCGATCGGCTTGGCCGCCATTTGCCAGCAATTGTGTTTTGGGAAAGAGAAGATTCCAGATTTCTGCAGTGTTAGAACCACCGCATTCTAAAAACAGTGATGAAGACATAGCAT
This portion of the Acetonema longum DSM 6540 genome encodes:
- a CDS encoding DUF1007 family protein, which codes for MDDNNHFVSQINVEWELDAMSSSLFLECGGSNTAEIWNLLFPKTQLLANGGQADRTGYYTFVEIDGRVIDDLIPADFRADFVDGILRCRFTLNINQNVNNSFRIWFNDPTTYNDFDVQLENFQVIDPNGIPLSLRQQIENYIFKISLLW